Proteins encoded in a region of the Elizabethkingia bruuniana genome:
- a CDS encoding acyl-CoA dehydrogenase family protein, producing the protein MNFEISENLKMIAETARDFAEKNIRPHIMDWDESQHFPKDLFHQLGEMGFMGIVIPEKYGGSGLSYHEYVAIVDEISQVDPSIGLSVAAHNSLCTNHIYEFANEEQRMKWLPQLASGKVIGAWGLTEHNTGSDAGGMSTTAVRDGDDWIINGAKNFITHAISGDIAVVMTRTGEKGAPNNATAFVLEKGMPGFTSGKKENKLGMRASETAELIFDNVRVPDSHRLGEVGEGFKQALKILDGGRISIAALSLGIAKGAYKAALKYAKERKQFGQAIADFQAINFKLADMVTEIDASELLIQRAAYLKNTKQKMTREGAIAKLYASEACVKIANEAVQIFGGYGYTKDFPAEKYYRDSKLCTIGEGTSEIQKLVIGRDITR; encoded by the coding sequence TCATGGACTGGGATGAATCACAACATTTTCCAAAAGATTTATTTCACCAGCTTGGTGAAATGGGCTTTATGGGAATTGTTATCCCGGAAAAATACGGAGGTTCCGGACTTTCTTACCATGAATATGTAGCTATTGTAGATGAAATTTCACAAGTAGACCCTTCTATAGGACTTTCTGTTGCTGCTCACAATTCACTTTGCACCAATCATATTTATGAATTTGCAAACGAAGAACAAAGAATGAAATGGTTACCACAACTAGCTTCCGGAAAAGTAATCGGAGCCTGGGGACTTACTGAACACAATACTGGCTCCGATGCCGGAGGAATGTCCACTACAGCTGTAAGAGATGGTGACGACTGGATTATCAATGGTGCCAAAAACTTTATCACCCATGCTATTTCGGGTGACATTGCTGTTGTAATGACGCGTACCGGAGAAAAAGGCGCTCCTAATAATGCTACTGCTTTTGTTTTAGAAAAAGGAATGCCTGGTTTTACCTCTGGTAAAAAGGAAAACAAACTAGGAATGCGTGCATCTGAAACAGCCGAATTAATCTTCGATAATGTAAGAGTACCAGACAGCCACCGTTTAGGTGAAGTTGGTGAAGGCTTTAAGCAGGCACTAAAGATATTGGACGGCGGAAGAATTTCCATTGCTGCACTAAGTTTAGGGATTGCTAAAGGCGCTTATAAAGCTGCATTAAAATACGCTAAAGAGAGAAAGCAGTTTGGTCAGGCTATTGCTGATTTCCAGGCTATCAACTTCAAATTGGCAGATATGGTAACTGAAATAGATGCTTCAGAATTATTGATTCAACGTGCAGCTTATCTTAAAAATACAAAACAAAAAATGACTCGTGAAGGAGCCATAGCAAAGCTATATGCTTCTGAAGCCTGCGTAAAAATAGCAAATGAAGCTGTTCAGATCTTTGGAGGCTACGGCTACACCAAAGACTTCCCTGCAGAGAAATACTACAGAGACTCCAAGCTTTGTACGATAGGTGAAGGAACTTCTGAGATACAAAAACTCGTTATCGGAAGAGACATTACAAGATAA
- a CDS encoding TlpA family protein disulfide reductase gives MKKVFIATLAFMALSTYSVNAQTSEINQRIKNERGVLLIGQQNMEPFNKKPFKAWYDEEYTPYVVDQPSIKKLEKENISSYEITIFIGSWCPDSHREFPRFIKILQELKYPVDKVQIFALDRQKKSPHEDEKVYNVTHVPTFIIKKDGKEIGRITEAPETGFLEKDLLNIINKAKSSS, from the coding sequence ATGAAAAAAGTATTCATAGCGACTTTGGCCTTTATGGCTTTATCTACATATTCTGTAAACGCTCAGACAAGTGAAATAAATCAGCGCATTAAAAATGAAAGAGGTGTTTTACTCATCGGGCAGCAAAATATGGAACCATTCAACAAAAAGCCCTTTAAAGCATGGTATGATGAAGAATATACTCCTTATGTTGTCGATCAGCCTTCTATAAAAAAACTGGAAAAAGAAAATATTTCTTCTTACGAAATCACCATTTTTATTGGATCATGGTGCCCGGATAGCCACCGTGAATTTCCAAGATTTATCAAAATACTGCAGGAATTGAAATATCCTGTAGACAAAGTACAGATTTTCGCTTTAGACCGTCAGAAGAAAAGCCCTCATGAGGACGAGAAAGTTTATAACGTTACCCATGTTCCAACTTTTATTATAAAAAAAGACGGTAAAGAAATTGGGCGAATTACGGAAGCTCCGGAAACAGGATTCTTGGAAAAAGATTTGCTGAATATTATTAATAAAGCAAAATCTTCTTCTTAA
- the leuB gene encoding 3-isopropylmalate dehydrogenase, which translates to MSEMKIAVLAGDGIGPEVVNESIKVLNAVSEVYGCKFQFQEAIVGAEAIFQTGNPLPDETLDICKNSDAVLFGAIGDPYFDNNPEAKVRPEQGLLKLRKELGLFANLRPVKIFDKVAESSPLKKEIIDGTDMVIYRELISGIYFGEKFTEENGEYAYDVCQYNRADIERIAHLAFQAAQKRRKKLTLIDKANVLDTSRLWRKVCQEIAPQYEDVVLDYIFVDNAAMQMILNPKQFDVILTENMFGDIISDEASVIGGSIGLMPSASVGESNSMFEPIHGSYPQAKGKGIANPLASILSAAMMLDHLGWDVAARTIEKAVEKAIAEGFVTQDLNTTKSYSTSEVGSFVAEFIRNTQHGSYYNYENIQIGKSTIV; encoded by the coding sequence ATGAGCGAAATGAAAATTGCTGTACTTGCTGGTGATGGAATAGGACCGGAAGTAGTAAATGAAAGTATTAAAGTATTAAATGCCGTTTCTGAAGTATACGGTTGCAAATTTCAGTTTCAGGAGGCTATAGTTGGTGCTGAAGCCATTTTCCAGACGGGAAATCCTTTACCAGATGAAACACTGGATATCTGCAAAAACTCAGATGCAGTATTGTTTGGTGCAATTGGTGATCCGTATTTTGATAACAATCCGGAAGCAAAAGTACGCCCGGAGCAGGGATTGTTAAAGCTAAGAAAAGAGTTGGGACTATTCGCTAACCTGAGACCTGTGAAAATCTTTGACAAGGTAGCAGAAAGCAGCCCGTTGAAAAAAGAGATTATCGACGGAACAGATATGGTAATTTACCGTGAGCTGATTAGTGGTATTTATTTCGGTGAGAAATTTACAGAAGAGAATGGTGAATATGCATATGATGTTTGCCAATATAACAGAGCGGATATTGAAAGAATTGCACACCTTGCATTTCAGGCCGCTCAGAAGCGTCGTAAGAAGCTTACATTAATCGATAAAGCAAATGTATTGGATACGTCCAGATTGTGGCGTAAAGTATGTCAGGAGATAGCTCCTCAGTATGAAGATGTTGTTTTAGATTACATTTTTGTGGACAATGCAGCAATGCAAATGATCCTGAATCCGAAACAGTTTGACGTTATTTTGACAGAAAACATGTTCGGAGATATTATCTCGGATGAAGCAAGTGTTATTGGTGGATCTATCGGCCTAATGCCATCCGCATCGGTAGGAGAGTCTAACTCGATGTTTGAACCAATTCATGGATCTTATCCGCAAGCTAAAGGGAAAGGAATTGCCAATCCGTTAGCATCTATTTTAAGTGCAGCAATGATGCTGGACCACCTTGGGTGGGATGTTGCTGCCAGAACGATTGAGAAAGCTGTAGAAAAAGCTATAGCAGAAGGTTTTGTAACCCAGGATCTCAATACGACAAAATCTTATTCTACCTCGGAGGTAGGGAGTTTTGTAGCGGAGTTTATCCGTAATACACAGCATGGTAGTTATTACAACTACGAAAACATTCAAATTGGAAAATCTACGATAGTTTAA
- a CDS encoding DUF4230 domain-containing protein: MRRTPTYIGILIGILSTLLVVSIWRGCKEKKAEAINQDYYLITNQISKMNKMVVLEQNFSSFQTHKSAAFKFGGYDILPKEMVLYTTAKAQVTYDLKQMKIDVDTINKKLVITELPRAEIKIYPDVKIHFMDDYAMNRFDQKSINGIMESAKQNMVKSVDQKKLEQEGHEQLVHNLNDIFVLAKALNYKIEDKTGELKGIIL, translated from the coding sequence TTGAGAAGAACTCCAACTTACATAGGTATTTTAATCGGTATACTCTCTACTCTTCTTGTTGTTTCCATATGGCGCGGCTGCAAAGAGAAAAAAGCTGAAGCCATTAATCAGGATTATTATCTGATTACTAATCAGATCAGCAAAATGAATAAAATGGTGGTTTTAGAGCAGAATTTCTCAAGCTTTCAGACGCATAAAAGCGCTGCTTTTAAATTTGGAGGCTATGACATTCTTCCTAAGGAAATGGTATTGTATACAACTGCTAAAGCGCAGGTAACCTATGATCTGAAGCAAATGAAGATAGATGTAGATACCATTAACAAAAAATTGGTAATTACAGAGCTTCCAAGAGCCGAGATTAAAATTTATCCGGATGTGAAAATTCACTTTATGGATGATTATGCCATGAACAGATTCGACCAGAAAAGCATTAATGGCATTATGGAATCGGCTAAACAAAACATGGTAAAAAGTGTTGACCAGAAGAAACTGGAACAGGAAGGGCATGAACAGTTGGTTCATAACCTAAATGATATTTTTGTTTTGGCTAAAGCCTTGAATTATAAAATAGAGGATAAAACCGGCGAATTAAAAGGAATTATTCTTTAA